In Mangifera indica cultivar Alphonso chromosome 1, CATAS_Mindica_2.1, whole genome shotgun sequence, a single genomic region encodes these proteins:
- the LOC123219961 gene encoding O-fucosyltransferase 31-like, translating into MKFHYKSSYGYQTRRGGALAVLLVLLFPVLLPSLFSPLSHASPSMFSEWNAPKPRHLPLLKSALQLQKDSNALKPRHLPLFKSALQREYATGKQSDLWVPLADQRWRPCVESAKAHSLPQKSQGYIQVFLDGGLNQQRMGICDAVAVAKILNATLVIPHLEVNPVWQDSSSFMDIFDVDHFINVLKDDISIVKELPDEYFWSTREYYASAIRATRIKTAPVHASANWYLENVLPVLQSYGIAAISPFSHRLTFDNLPM; encoded by the exons ATGAAGTTTCACTACAAGAGTTCTTATGGTTATCAGACTCGAAGAGGAGGAGCTCTTGCGGTGCTTTTGGTGCTTCTTTTTCCAGTTTTATTGCCTAGCTTGTTTAGTCCATTAAGCCATGCTTCCCCTTCTATGTTCTCG GAATGGAATGCTCCAAAACCTAGGCACCTACCTCTACTTAAGAGTGCTCTGCAGCTGCAAAAA GATTCAAATGCTCTAAAGCCCAGGCACTTACCTTTGTTCAAAAGTGCTTTGCAGCGTGAATAT GCAACTGGAAAGCAATCTGATCTCTGGGTTCCTTTGGCCGATCAAAGATGGAGACCATGTGTTGAATCTGCAAAAGCCCATT CATTACCTCAGAAATCTCAGGGATACATTCAAGTATTTCTTGATGGAGGGTTAAACCAGCAGAGAATGGGG ATATGTGATGCAGTTGCTGTTGCTAAAATACTGAATGCAACGCTTGTAATCCCACATCTTGAAGTAAATCCCGTTTGGCAGGACTCAAG CTCCTTTATGGATATATTTGATGTGGACCATTTTATTAATGTATTAAAAGATGATATTTCTATTGTAAAAGAGCTTCCTGATGAATACTTTTGGAGCACAAGAGAGTATTATGCCTCAGCAATTCGAGCTACCAGAATCAAGACAGCTCCTGTTCATGCTTCGGCTAACTGGTATCTAGAGAATGTCTTGCCTGTACTACAGAG TTATGGGATTGCTGCAATTTCTCCATTCTCTCACCGTTTAACTTTTGACAACTTGCCAATG